In the genome of Acidimicrobiales bacterium, one region contains:
- a CDS encoding DUF1697 domain-containing protein yields the protein MASYVAMLRGINVGGRATVAMADLRTLFTDLGYGDVRTYIQSGNVVFRTPGRAAVLSTAIEERIEGSLGLPIKVVLRTNAQLVKALDRNPLAGGGRDRAKLHISFLAGAPTSARARAVDPGAYLPDEFRIVGREVYVHCPDGYGRTKLNNGFFERALDVVATTRNLQTVAEL from the coding sequence GGGGGATCAACGTCGGCGGCCGTGCCACGGTGGCGATGGCGGATCTCCGTACCCTGTTCACCGACCTCGGGTACGGCGACGTACGCACGTACATCCAGAGCGGCAACGTCGTGTTCCGGACGCCGGGACGCGCCGCCGTACTGTCGACGGCCATCGAGGAGCGGATCGAGGGATCGCTCGGCTTGCCCATCAAGGTGGTGCTGCGCACCAACGCGCAGCTCGTGAAGGCTCTCGACCGCAACCCGCTGGCCGGTGGCGGCAGGGACAGGGCCAAGCTCCACATCAGCTTCCTGGCCGGCGCGCCGACGTCGGCGCGTGCCCGGGCGGTCGACCCCGGGGCGTACCTCCCCGACGAGTTCCGCATCGTCGGCCGGGAGGTGTACGTCCACTGCCCCGACGGGTACGGGCGGACCAAGCTCAACAACGGCTTCTTCGAACGTGCGCTCGACGTGGTGGCCACGACGCGCAACCTGCAGACGGTGGCCGAGCTG